In one Dama dama isolate Ldn47 chromosome 5, ASM3311817v1, whole genome shotgun sequence genomic region, the following are encoded:
- the ABHD18 gene encoding protein ABHD18 isoform X2, translating into MGVSKLDILYRRLLLTKLFIRGWGRPEDLKRLFEFRKIIGNRERCQNLVSSDYPVYIDKIEEQSDCKILDGHFVSPMAHYVPDIMPIESVIARFQFIVPKEWNSKYRPVCIHLAGTGDHHYWRRRTLMARPMIKEARMASLLLENPYYGCRKPKDQIRSSLKNVSDLFVMGGALVLESAALLHWLEREGYGPLGMTGISMGGHMASLAVSNWPKPMPLIPCLSWSTASGVFTTGVLSKSINWRELEKQYYTQTVYEEEIIHMLEYCGTDSFKMGQEFVRRFPSSADKLTNLNLVSRTLNLDMTDQVVSQKPVECHKSSKTSISATSEGLLLQDTSNMDCFNQTLSTNKSSYTSCSPQSCHLLSKEQRRNNLQKESLIFMKGVMDECTHVANFSVPVDPSLIIVVQAKEDAYIPRTGVRSLQEIWPGCEIRYLEGGHISAYLFKQGLFRRAIYDAFERFLHKYAN; encoded by the exons ATGGGTGTGAGCAAGTTAGATATTCTATACCGGAGACTACTCCTTACAAAACTTTTTATCAGAGGATGGGGAAGGCCAGAGGATCTCAAAAG ACTctttgaatttagaaagattattGGAAATCGAGAAAGATGTCAGAATCTGGTTTCAAGTGATTATCCAGTGTACATCGATAAG atTGAAGAGCAATCAGATTGTAAGATCCTAGATGGACACTTTGTTTCCCCCATGGCCCATTATGTGCCTGATATCATGCCAATTGAATCTGTTATTGCTAG GTTCCAATTTATTGTGCCTAAAGAGTGGAACAGCAAATACAGACCTGTATGCATTCATCTTGCTGGAACAGGAGATCAT cATTACTGGAGACGACGAACACTAATGGCTCGTCCTATGATTAAAGAAGCCCGAATGGCCTCTTTGCTGTTAGAAAACCCTtatt ATGGCTGCAGGAAACCCAAGGACCAAAT AAGGTCCAGCTTAAAAAATGTGTCCGACCTTTTTGTTATGGGAGGAGCTCTTGTTTTAGAATCTGCAGCTCTCTTGCACTGGCTAGAGAGGGAGGGCTATGGACCTCTAGGAATGACCGGAATATCCATGGGAGGACAT ATGGCTTCCTTAGCAGTATCCAACTGGCCTAAGCCCATGCCACTGATTCCATGTCTGTCTTGGTCCACAGCATCTGGGGTCTTCACTACG GGCGTGCTAAGTAAATCAATTAATTGGAGGGAACTAGAAAAGCAGTATTATACACAGACAGTTTATGAAGAAGAAATTATTCACATGCTTGAATACTGTGGA acagattctttcaaAATGGGACAAGAGTTCGTGAGACGCTTCCCCAGCAGTGCAGACAAGCTAACTAACCTTAATCTGGTTTCTAGAACTTTAAATTTAGATATGACGGACCAAGTTGTGTCCCAAAAACCTGTTGAGTGCCATAAATCTAGTAAAACATCTATCAGTGCCACATCAGAAGGACTCTTGTTACAAGATACCTCTAACATGGACTGCTTCAATCAAACACTTTCAACCAACAAAAGTAGTTACACAAGTTGCAGTCCTCAGTCATGCCACCTACTCAgtaaagaacaaagaagaaacaaTCTTCAGAAAGAATCTTTAATATTTATGAAAGGAGTTATGGATGAATGTACTCATGTAGCAAATTTCTCAG TTCCAGTTGACCCAAGCCTCATCATAGTGGTTCAAGCCAAAGAAGATGCCTATATTCCACGAACAGGAGTTCGAAGTCTACAAGAAATTTGGCCTGGTTGTGAAATCCGATATCTAGAAGGGGGTCATATTAGTGCTTATCTTTTTAAACAAGGACTCTTCAG GCGAGCCATCTATGATGCATTTGAACGCTTCCTCCATAAATATGCTAACTAA
- the ABHD18 gene encoding protein ABHD18 isoform X1: protein MGGALVLESAALLHWLEREGYGPLGMTGISMGGHMASLAVSNWPKPMPLIPCLSWSTASGVFTTTDSFKMGQEFVRRFPSSADKLTNLNLVSRTLNLDMTDQVVSQKPVECHKSSKTSISATSEGLLLQDTSNMDCFNQTLSTNKSSYTSCSPQSCHLLSKEQRRNNLQKESLIFMKGVMDECTHVANFSVPVDPSLIIVVQAKEDAYIPRTGVRSLQEIWPGCEIRYLEGGHISAYLFKQGLFRRAIYDAFERFLHKYAN from the exons ATGGGAGGAGCTCTTGTTTTAGAATCTGCAGCTCTCTTGCACTGGCTAGAGAGGGAGGGCTATGGACCTCTAGGAATGACCGGAATATCCATGGGAGGACAT ATGGCTTCCTTAGCAGTATCCAACTGGCCTAAGCCCATGCCACTGATTCCATGTCTGTCTTGGTCCACAGCATCTGGGGTCTTCACTACG acagattctttcaaAATGGGACAAGAGTTCGTGAGACGCTTCCCCAGCAGTGCAGACAAGCTAACTAACCTTAATCTGGTTTCTAGAACTTTAAATTTAGATATGACGGACCAAGTTGTGTCCCAAAAACCTGTTGAGTGCCATAAATCTAGTAAAACATCTATCAGTGCCACATCAGAAGGACTCTTGTTACAAGATACCTCTAACATGGACTGCTTCAATCAAACACTTTCAACCAACAAAAGTAGTTACACAAGTTGCAGTCCTCAGTCATGCCACCTACTCAgtaaagaacaaagaagaaacaaTCTTCAGAAAGAATCTTTAATATTTATGAAAGGAGTTATGGATGAATGTACTCATGTAGCAAATTTCTCAG TTCCAGTTGACCCAAGCCTCATCATAGTGGTTCAAGCCAAAGAAGATGCCTATATTCCACGAACAGGAGTTCGAAGTCTACAAGAAATTTGGCCTGGTTGTGAAATCCGATATCTAGAAGGGGGTCATATTAGTGCTTATCTTTTTAAACAAGGACTCTTCAG GCGAGCCATCTATGATGCATTTGAACGCTTCCTCCATAAATATGCTAACTAA